A genomic segment from Diadema setosum chromosome 11, eeDiaSeto1, whole genome shotgun sequence encodes:
- the LOC140235126 gene encoding protein SGT1 homolog, which produces MASTVGTGETVPVDEGNQQQAAEQDSTKTTISAPRKYRHDWYQADSSVTVCILIKKAKPEDVHVDLTSKTLSATVKLPSGSEYSLELDLAHPIVPEKSSTKVLGSKIEIKLQKEEGLWWNKLEGDDPVPKVAQLPATETEDTIHKYPTSSHVTRNWDKIAHDFEKQEEEENKGEQALNSLFQKIYASGDEETKKAMNKSFMESAGTVLSTNWKEIGSKKTEIKPPDGMEHKKWDS; this is translated from the exons ATGGCATCAACTGTTGGTACTGGAGAAACTGTTCCAGTGGATGAAGGGAACCAGCAACAAGCAGCAGAACAAGACTCCACAAAGACAACAATTTCAGCCCCAAGAAAGTACAG ACATGACTGGTACCAAGCAGACTCCAGTGTTACCGTTTGCATCCTCATCAAGAAGGCAAAACCCGAGGATGTCCATGTTGACTTGACAAGCAAAACA ctgagtGCTACTGTTAAGTTGCCATCAGGCAGTGAGTACAGTCTGGAACTGGATCTAGCCCATCCGATCGTTCCAGAGAAGAGCAGCACAAAAGTTCTTGGCAGCAAG ATTGAAATCAAACTCCAGAAGGAAGAAGGCCTCTGGTGGAACAAGCTTGAAGGGGACGACCCTGTACCCAAAGTCGCACAATTACCAG CGACAGAAACCGAAGACACCATCCACAAGTACCCAACCTCGAGTCATGTGACGCGGAACTGGGACAAGATCGCCCACGATTTTGAGAagcaagaggaggaggagaacaaAGGAGAGCAAGCCCTGAACAGCCTCTTCCAGAAGATCTACGCCAGCGGGGATGAGGAGACCAAGAAGGCAATGAACAAGTCATTT ATGGAGTCAGCTGGTACCGTCTTGAGCACCAACTGGAAGGAGATTGGATCAAAGAAGACGGAGATCAAACCACCTGATGGCATGGAGCACAAAAAGTGGGATTCGTAG